A stretch of the Thermoplasmata archaeon genome encodes the following:
- a CDS encoding translation initiation factor IF-5A has product MSWTQAEVRELKEGRYIIIDDEPCKILSIQTSKPGKHGEAKARIDAVGIFDGSKRSVVFPVKHKVQVPVIDKRSAQVLAITGNEVQLMDMQTYEQFTLPIDEEMKAQIETGKEIQYVEAMGRRKIMRI; this is encoded by the coding sequence ATGAGTTGGACACAGGCAGAAGTAAGAGAACTGAAGGAAGGCAGATACATCATAATAGACGATGAACCATGCAAAATTCTGAGCATCCAGACCTCGAAACCAGGGAAACACGGAGAGGCAAAGGCGAGGATAGATGCAGTTGGCATCTTCGATGGCTCAAAGCGAAGTGTTGTGTTTCCAGTGAAGCACAAAGTTCAGGTACCAGTTATAGACAAGAGAAGTGCACAGGTGCTTGCAATTACTGGAAATGAGGTGCAATTGATGGACATGCAGACCTATGAACAGTTCACTTTGCCGATTGACGAGGAAATGAAAGCTCAGATAGAGACAGGGAAAGAAATTCAGTATGTTGAGGCAATGGGCAGAAGAAAGATAATGAGAATTTAG
- the speB gene encoding agmatinase: MASLLKFADASAEFAEAQFVIFGAPFDRTTSFRPGARFAPNAIREHSYNFETFLFEHNLDLLDVPFCDLGNLEEVGDVDQMVELVQQATAEIVGANKFPIMLGGEHSVTIGAARCFKDTGFLIVDAHLDFRESYMNSKNNHACVTRRIFEMAGHDNVVCLGIRSISREEFETNEKVQFIDAFQINEEGIENVAKRVMNMLRFEKIYFSLDIDGIDPAFAPGTGTPEPFGLTPLQIKKLIHFIAPRLVGFDLVEVSPPFDNGNTAALASRIVREVIASVWKFRK; encoded by the coding sequence ATGGCATCGTTGCTCAAGTTTGCAGATGCTTCTGCAGAGTTTGCAGAGGCACAATTCGTGATTTTTGGTGCTCCCTTTGATAGAACAACTTCGTTTAGGCCAGGCGCAAGATTTGCACCGAATGCAATTCGTGAGCATTCCTACAATTTCGAAACATTCCTTTTTGAGCATAATCTCGACCTTCTGGATGTCCCGTTCTGTGACCTCGGAAATCTTGAGGAAGTTGGAGATGTCGACCAAATGGTCGAGCTGGTCCAGCAAGCCACTGCAGAGATTGTAGGTGCTAATAAATTCCCAATCATGCTTGGTGGAGAGCATTCGGTCACAATAGGAGCTGCAAGATGCTTTAAGGACACTGGCTTTCTCATCGTTGATGCACATCTGGATTTTAGGGAGAGCTACATGAATTCAAAGAACAATCATGCATGCGTCACAAGAAGAATTTTTGAGATGGCTGGACATGATAATGTGGTTTGTTTAGGTATTCGCTCGATTTCAAGGGAGGAATTTGAGACAAATGAAAAAGTACAGTTCATTGATGCCTTCCAGATAAATGAGGAAGGAATTGAAAATGTTGCGAAAAGAGTCATGAATATGCTAAGATTTGAAAAAATTTACTTCTCGCTAGACATAGATGGAATTGACCCTGCTTTTGCACCAGGCACAGGAACACCAGAACCATTTGGTCTAACTCCACTCCAGATAAAAAAATTAATTCATTTTATTGCACCACGGCTTGTTGGTTTTGACCTAGTGGAGGTTTCTCCCCCATTTGACAATGGAAACACTGCTGCCCTTGCATCTAGAATTGTACGTGAAGTGATTGCATCCGTCTGGAAATTCAGGAAGTAG
- a CDS encoding tetratricopeptide repeat protein, producing MQQDFEHELTLVRNYHENGHSKKALLSLKRMKEKYQERQHLCRISLLEASIYYDNNHWKKAAGKYRESIEICDDPAMKIKAINGIARTYWRLGKYEEAVGMLVEAAEEIARIDDKKLAGESNINIGNIYLSMGDYKSAIRHFEMAIKILTEIGDEYQLTRAYNNIGEANKLSGNVSEAVYYYLKAQELGKKSGNIRIWGYATENLAECYAKLHNFEKARENAEEALKYFRKMKDLMMIGITFMAFGMIFREMKDFKRAERYFKKCFAYLKRAEGYNDLIFTYIEYSRLLWAEEKYGSALKILKKAEKLAIKLNATNIIGEIRKEIKKCEMMGE from the coding sequence ATGCAGCAGGACTTTGAACATGAATTGACACTAGTTAGAAACTATCACGAAAATGGTCATTCTAAAAAGGCACTCCTCTCCCTAAAAAGAATGAAGGAAAAATATCAAGAACGCCAGCATTTATGTAGAATTTCCTTGCTTGAAGCAAGCATTTACTATGACAACAACCACTGGAAGAAAGCAGCAGGGAAGTACAGAGAATCCATCGAGATTTGTGATGACCCAGCAATGAAAATAAAAGCTATAAATGGAATTGCACGAACTTACTGGAGATTGGGAAAATATGAGGAAGCAGTGGGAATGCTCGTTGAAGCTGCTGAAGAAATTGCAAGAATTGATGATAAGAAGCTTGCTGGTGAGAGCAACATAAACATAGGAAACATCTACCTTTCAATGGGCGACTACAAAAGTGCAATTCGTCATTTTGAGATGGCAATAAAAATTCTCACAGAAATTGGAGATGAATATCAGCTTACTAGGGCTTATAACAACATTGGCGAGGCAAATAAACTCTCAGGAAATGTGTCAGAAGCAGTTTATTATTATCTGAAAGCCCAGGAACTAGGGAAAAAATCCGGTAACATTCGTATCTGGGGTTATGCGACTGAAAACCTCGCAGAATGCTATGCAAAACTACACAATTTTGAAAAAGCTAGGGAGAATGCGGAGGAAGCCCTGAAATACTTTAGGAAAATGAAGGACCTGATGATGATTGGAATCACTTTTATGGCTTTCGGGATGATATTCAGGGAGATGAAGGACTTTAAAAGGGCTGAGAGATACTTCAAAAAATGCTTTGCTTACCTGAAGAGGGCTGAAGGATACAACGACCTCATCTTCACATACATAGAATACTCTCGTCTGCTCTGGGCTGAGGAAAAATATGGCTCAGCACTCAAAATTCTGAAAAAAGCAGAAAAACTTGCAATTAAGCTTAATGCAACCAATATAATAGGAGAGATAAGAAAGGAAATCAAAAAATGTGAAATGATGGGAGAATAA